A single genomic interval of Granulicella tundricola MP5ACTX9 harbors:
- the ggt gene encoding gamma-glutamyltransferase produces MAVSAGAAPQKHAMVVSIHHDASDAGLEILKQGGNAVDAAVAVGFALSVVLPQAGNLGGGGFMLIRDHNGEAHFLDFREKAPAGATPNMYLDQAGNIIPGLSTRGYLAIGVPGSVAGFAYAQKHYGKLTLAQDMAPAIKLAKMGYTLSEEEARALHSTNLTKFPESHRIFQRDGDYYKTGDTFVQPELAKTLQRLAANPQEFYTGPMAKQLADTVHTHGGLLTEADLAAYTVADRKPLVGHYSTGGQKYDVVTSPPPSSGGIVLLEVLNMLSGYDLPKLGGDRSEAQMHIITEAFRRAYMDRGDYLGDPDYTVLPLAQMGNERYASAWRKTIDPVKPTPSAELRRPAGFMPPPPAVTPVKESTQTTHFSVVDSDGNAVSTTYTLNGLFGCGATAEGLGFLLNNEMDDFSSKPGSPNMFGLIQGPANAIAPGHRPLSSMTPTIVTAASKHGKPGELRLVLGSPGGSTIITTVINDLLSILVNGLSVQAAADAPRFHHQYLPDVLDVEKAFPVPVVEELRAAGYKVSRANEADEKNPGVWGDSELIEVNPKTGALEGGHDNRRKFGKVASY; encoded by the coding sequence ATGGCGGTTTCAGCAGGTGCTGCCCCTCAAAAGCACGCCATGGTCGTCTCGATCCACCACGACGCCTCGGATGCCGGCCTTGAGATTCTCAAACAGGGCGGAAATGCTGTAGATGCTGCCGTTGCCGTCGGTTTCGCCCTTTCAGTGGTGCTTCCCCAGGCCGGTAACCTGGGTGGCGGAGGCTTCATGCTCATCCGCGACCACAACGGCGAAGCCCACTTCCTCGACTTCCGAGAAAAGGCCCCAGCGGGCGCCACCCCCAACATGTACCTCGACCAGGCCGGAAACATCATCCCTGGGCTTTCCACTCGCGGCTACCTGGCGATCGGTGTTCCAGGCTCCGTGGCAGGCTTTGCTTACGCTCAGAAGCACTACGGCAAGCTCACACTTGCACAGGACATGGCGCCTGCGATCAAACTGGCGAAGATGGGTTACACGCTGTCAGAGGAAGAAGCGCGTGCTCTGCACTCGACCAACCTGACCAAGTTTCCTGAGTCACACCGCATCTTCCAACGGGATGGCGACTACTACAAGACTGGCGACACCTTTGTGCAGCCGGAACTCGCGAAGACCCTGCAAAGACTGGCCGCGAATCCTCAGGAGTTCTACACAGGGCCCATGGCGAAGCAGCTTGCAGACACCGTGCATACACACGGTGGGCTGTTGACGGAGGCAGATCTAGCGGCGTACACCGTGGCCGATCGTAAGCCGCTGGTAGGACACTACTCGACGGGCGGGCAGAAATACGATGTAGTGACCTCACCACCGCCGAGCTCCGGTGGCATCGTTCTCCTGGAGGTGCTCAACATGCTTAGTGGGTACGACCTGCCTAAGCTTGGCGGCGATCGCAGCGAGGCCCAGATGCACATCATCACCGAGGCATTTCGCCGCGCGTATATGGATCGCGGAGACTATCTTGGCGATCCGGATTACACCGTGTTGCCGCTGGCGCAGATGGGTAACGAGCGCTACGCATCTGCATGGCGGAAGACGATCGATCCGGTTAAACCGACTCCTTCAGCAGAACTCAGGAGGCCGGCAGGGTTCATGCCGCCGCCCCCGGCTGTGACGCCGGTGAAGGAGTCCACGCAGACGACCCACTTCTCCGTGGTGGATAGCGATGGCAATGCAGTGTCCACGACCTATACGCTCAATGGCCTCTTCGGATGCGGCGCTACGGCGGAGGGACTCGGCTTCCTGCTGAATAACGAGATGGACGACTTCAGTTCCAAGCCCGGGTCTCCGAACATGTTCGGGTTGATTCAGGGGCCGGCGAATGCGATTGCCCCGGGGCACCGGCCGCTCTCCAGCATGACTCCTACGATCGTTACGGCTGCGAGCAAGCATGGGAAGCCGGGGGAGTTGCGGCTGGTGCTGGGTTCGCCTGGTGGCTCGACCATCATCACCACCGTCATCAACGACCTGCTGAGTATCCTCGTCAACGGACTGAGTGTCCAGGCGGCAGCTGATGCTCCGCGGTTCCATCATCAGTATCTGCCGGATGTTCTTGATGTGGAGAAGGCGTTTCCGGTGCCCGTGGTGGAGGAGTTGCGGGCGGCTGGTTACAAGGTTTCGCGGGCGAATGAGGCGGATGAGAAGAACCCGGGGGTATGGGGGGATAGTGAGCTGATCGAGGTGAACCCAAAGACGGGGGCGCTAGAAGGCGGCCACGACAACCGGCGGAAGTTTGGGAAGGTTGCGAGCTACTAA
- a CDS encoding TetR/AcrR family transcriptional regulator, with protein sequence MARLKSSEKRDAILQAAVGEIAEAGLGAATAKIARRADVAAGTLFTYFVNKDELLNELYLELKGEVYSRVNESFPHKGSLERRVKHIWVSYLGWAVEYPLKRKVSVQLNVSDVITAATRSRAAEARGLIDRTLRELGERESLRELPSGFAVAMMSSLQDAVMEFIAKKPKQQEMLTERAFEVFWRAVR encoded by the coding sequence ATGGCGAGATTGAAGAGCTCTGAGAAGCGAGATGCAATTCTGCAGGCGGCGGTGGGGGAGATCGCCGAGGCCGGGCTGGGTGCGGCTACGGCGAAGATTGCCAGGAGAGCCGATGTGGCGGCGGGAACGCTGTTTACCTACTTTGTGAACAAGGACGAGCTGCTGAACGAGCTTTACCTGGAACTGAAGGGTGAGGTGTACAGCCGCGTGAACGAGAGCTTTCCGCATAAAGGCAGCCTGGAGCGCAGGGTGAAGCATATCTGGGTGAGCTACCTGGGGTGGGCGGTGGAGTATCCGCTGAAGCGCAAGGTCTCCGTGCAGTTGAATGTGTCTGACGTGATTACTGCGGCGACGCGGTCGCGGGCGGCGGAGGCTCGCGGGCTGATCGACAGGACGCTGCGTGAGTTAGGTGAGCGGGAGTCGCTGCGTGAGCTGCCTTCGGGCTTTGCGGTGGCGATGATGTCTTCCCTGCAAGACGCGGTGATGGAGTTTATTGCGAAGAAACCAAAGCAGCAGGAGATGCTGACTGAGCGTGCGTTCGAGGTATTCTGGCGGGCGGTGCGTTAG
- a CDS encoding prolyl oligopeptidase family serine peptidase — protein MRIALGCLALAACMGTAFAQDTVIHGKDGIALPAAPKTEKRPVTDTYKVAGATDAKVTDDYRWLEDAKSPATRAYIGAQNAYTQQYLDQVKILPEVRTQMAALLKVDQMSTPTERNGKYFFSRRLADENQASIYMRVGLHGEDVKLIDGNSRSSDGNTSVNLNGITEDGSLLLYGVRVGGADESEVHFFDVASRKDTADVLPSARYYGVQVAPDKKGVYYSRFYPHVGNKVFYHAFGTTTDNDTMLLGGEYRGEKLGEIDGIGVRITANGHYLVMSINRGVPAEREDILLKDLRVKDSPIESLVYGIDSRFSEMNVGDDFYVDTDFNAPNHRVLKAVMGQKPEEWKTVIPEAKDVLEGVNIVGGKMFVLRLHDVKSELTAYTLEGKETGKIALPGIGAGSELSGRVEDKDGFYTFQSIVTPPTIFHYDVVTGKSEVFDTQKVPFNSSAYELKEVFYTSKDGTRVPMFIAGKKGLKRDGSERLLMTGYGGFALSETPVWNPEYAWWMEQGGYFALPDLRGGNEYGEAWHKAAMFEKKQNVFDDWYAAAEYLVANKYTSAAHFAIRGRSNGGLLMGASMTQRPDLFGAIWCGYPLLDMLRYQNFLMGRTWTTEYGSAEDPAQFAYIRAYSPYQNVKMGAKYPAILFFTGDGDTRVDPMNARKMTPLMQEASGSGRPVLLHYSLKGGHSAGVSQTQLVEDYADEMGFLWTETK, from the coding sequence ATGCGTATCGCGTTGGGATGTCTGGCACTCGCAGCTTGCATGGGGACGGCTTTTGCCCAAGACACAGTAATCCACGGCAAAGACGGCATTGCCCTTCCAGCGGCACCCAAGACCGAGAAGCGTCCGGTGACCGACACATACAAGGTTGCGGGCGCTACAGATGCGAAGGTGACGGACGACTACCGGTGGCTCGAAGATGCGAAGAGCCCGGCGACGCGGGCCTACATCGGCGCACAGAACGCGTATACGCAGCAGTATCTGGACCAGGTGAAGATTCTGCCGGAGGTTCGGACGCAGATGGCGGCGTTGCTGAAGGTTGACCAGATGAGTACGCCTACGGAACGCAACGGCAAGTACTTCTTCTCGCGGAGGCTGGCGGATGAGAATCAGGCTTCGATCTACATGCGCGTGGGGCTGCATGGGGAAGATGTGAAGTTGATCGATGGGAACAGCCGGAGCTCGGATGGGAATACTTCCGTGAATCTGAACGGAATTACAGAGGATGGATCGCTGCTGCTGTACGGCGTGAGAGTGGGCGGCGCGGACGAGAGCGAGGTTCACTTCTTCGATGTGGCAAGCCGCAAAGATACGGCTGACGTGCTGCCGAGTGCGCGGTACTACGGGGTGCAGGTGGCTCCGGATAAGAAGGGCGTGTACTACTCGCGCTTCTATCCGCATGTGGGGAACAAGGTTTTCTATCATGCGTTCGGCACGACGACGGACAACGACACGATGCTGCTGGGTGGCGAGTACCGGGGCGAGAAGCTTGGGGAGATCGACGGGATTGGCGTGCGGATTACGGCCAATGGACACTACCTGGTGATGAGCATCAACCGGGGCGTGCCCGCAGAGCGCGAGGACATCCTGCTGAAGGATCTGCGGGTGAAGGATTCGCCGATCGAGTCGCTGGTGTATGGCATCGATAGCCGGTTCAGCGAGATGAACGTGGGCGACGACTTCTACGTGGATACGGACTTCAATGCGCCGAACCATCGTGTGCTGAAGGCTGTGATGGGACAGAAGCCGGAGGAGTGGAAGACTGTGATTCCCGAGGCGAAGGATGTTCTGGAGGGGGTGAACATCGTCGGCGGCAAGATGTTTGTGCTTCGGCTGCACGATGTGAAGAGCGAGCTGACGGCCTATACGCTGGAAGGTAAGGAAACGGGCAAGATTGCACTTCCGGGGATTGGCGCAGGCTCTGAGTTGTCAGGGCGCGTGGAGGATAAGGACGGGTTCTATACGTTTCAATCGATCGTGACGCCTCCGACGATCTTTCACTACGACGTGGTGACGGGTAAGAGCGAGGTCTTCGATACGCAGAAGGTTCCGTTCAACTCCAGCGCTTATGAGTTGAAGGAGGTTTTCTACACGTCGAAGGACGGAACGCGGGTGCCGATGTTTATCGCGGGCAAGAAGGGCCTGAAGCGTGACGGCTCTGAGCGCCTGTTGATGACGGGCTACGGTGGCTTTGCGTTGAGCGAGACGCCGGTCTGGAACCCGGAGTATGCGTGGTGGATGGAGCAGGGCGGCTACTTTGCGCTGCCTGACCTGCGGGGCGGTAACGAGTACGGCGAGGCTTGGCACAAGGCGGCGATGTTCGAGAAGAAGCAGAATGTCTTCGACGACTGGTATGCAGCGGCTGAGTATCTGGTCGCGAACAAGTACACGAGTGCGGCGCACTTTGCGATTCGGGGGCGCTCGAATGGCGGACTGCTGATGGGCGCTTCGATGACGCAGCGGCCGGATTTGTTTGGTGCGATCTGGTGCGGGTATCCGCTGCTGGATATGTTGCGCTACCAAAACTTTCTGATGGGGCGGACGTGGACGACGGAGTACGGATCGGCTGAGGACCCGGCGCAGTTTGCTTATATACGGGCCTACTCGCCTTATCAGAACGTGAAGATGGGAGCGAAGTATCCGGCGATCCTGTTCTTTACGGGCGATGGGGATACTCGGGTGGACCCGATGAATGCGCGCAAGATGACTCCACTGATGCAGGAGGCAAGTGGGAGCGGAAGGCCGGTGCTGCTGCACTACAGTCTGAAGGGCGGGCATAGCGCGGGGGTGAGCCAGACGCAGTTGGTGGAGGACTATGCGGATGAGATGGGATTCTTGTGGACGGAGACGAAGTAG
- a CDS encoding energy transducer TonB, with protein MTIELNGADHFELLLQEVLYETANPQPPLHIESRIHAALSLQPVPERGPAMVNSAPVLQSQSILWDGPSASPWNVRGLVGAAFIHALAIFLIVFAILHRTQLVASVHTPQVAILTVPPLPPIAPRTLAAGGGGGNVSSTPVTRGNPPKVAPIQIMPVKAPPLEQPRIALEPTVVAQADLKMAHSDVPQIGMPNSPLVGMSFGNGRGTGLGSGDGAGIGPGSGGNTGGGIERIGGGVSAPIVTFQPEPEFSDEARKAKVGGNVLVYLQVDESGHPINVRVLRGIGMGLDQRAVAAVQQYRFRPAMKDGHPVRIEMNVEVNFSIF; from the coding sequence ATGACGATTGAACTCAACGGCGCAGATCACTTCGAGCTACTGCTCCAGGAAGTGCTCTACGAAACCGCCAACCCTCAACCTCCTCTGCATATCGAGTCTCGTATTCACGCTGCACTCTCCCTTCAACCTGTTCCAGAAAGAGGTCCTGCCATGGTCAATTCCGCTCCTGTTTTGCAATCGCAATCCATTCTCTGGGATGGCCCATCGGCCTCACCGTGGAACGTCCGGGGCCTCGTCGGCGCGGCTTTCATTCACGCACTCGCGATCTTCCTGATCGTCTTCGCCATCCTTCATCGCACACAACTTGTTGCCTCGGTTCATACGCCGCAGGTGGCTATCCTTACTGTTCCGCCTCTGCCTCCTATCGCACCACGTACGCTTGCAGCCGGTGGCGGAGGAGGCAATGTCAGCTCCACTCCTGTTACCCGTGGCAATCCGCCTAAAGTGGCGCCGATCCAGATCATGCCGGTGAAGGCTCCGCCCCTGGAGCAGCCACGGATCGCTCTTGAGCCCACGGTCGTGGCTCAAGCTGACCTAAAGATGGCGCACTCTGATGTGCCCCAGATCGGGATGCCCAACTCTCCTCTTGTCGGCATGAGCTTCGGTAACGGTCGTGGCACAGGACTTGGCTCCGGCGATGGTGCAGGTATTGGTCCCGGATCTGGCGGCAATACCGGAGGCGGTATCGAGCGCATCGGCGGTGGAGTCAGCGCACCGATCGTCACCTTCCAGCCAGAACCCGAATTTTCAGACGAAGCCCGCAAGGCGAAGGTTGGAGGCAATGTGCTCGTCTATCTCCAGGTCGATGAATCAGGCCACCCGATAAACGTTCGCGTCTTGCGCGGGATCGGCATGGGCCTGGATCAAAGAGCTGTAGCCGCTGTTCAGCAGTATCGCTTCAGGCCGGCGATGAAAGACGGCCATCCGGTCCGCATTGAGATGAATGTGGAAGTAAACTTCTCCATCTTCTAG
- a CDS encoding SDR family NAD(P)-dependent oxidoreductase, which yields MAKVWLITGSGNGLGRDIAEAALAAGDKVVAAARRTEELDPLVAQYGERVKPVTLDVRDETAAKAAVQAAVDTFGRLDVLVNNAGYGQFGPFEQMSGEDFQAVVDTCFYGVVYTTRAALPVMRAQKSGHIFQVSSVGGRMAYAGNSPYHAAKWAVGGFSDAVAMEVAPFGVKVCTLEPGGIRTNWAQRAGENVPELLPEYEASVGPILKLLASVRGRSEGDPKRIADLIVRLAASDKVPVRLVLGVDAEKRVQKVEEARASEAKRFRELTLSTVYPDAEAIPGLLNH from the coding sequence ATGGCTAAGGTCTGGTTGATTACGGGAAGCGGAAACGGTTTAGGCAGGGATATCGCTGAGGCGGCGCTGGCTGCGGGCGATAAGGTGGTTGCGGCGGCACGGCGGACTGAAGAGCTTGATCCGCTGGTGGCGCAGTACGGCGAGCGCGTGAAGCCGGTGACGCTGGATGTTCGCGATGAGACGGCGGCCAAGGCCGCAGTTCAAGCGGCTGTGGATACGTTCGGGCGGCTGGATGTGCTGGTGAATAACGCCGGCTACGGTCAGTTTGGGCCGTTCGAGCAGATGAGCGGCGAGGACTTTCAGGCTGTGGTCGATACATGCTTTTATGGCGTGGTTTATACGACGCGAGCGGCGCTGCCGGTGATGCGCGCGCAGAAGAGCGGGCATATCTTCCAGGTGTCCTCGGTTGGCGGGCGTATGGCGTATGCGGGTAACTCGCCTTATCACGCGGCGAAGTGGGCTGTGGGCGGATTCAGCGATGCGGTGGCGATGGAGGTTGCACCGTTTGGCGTGAAGGTGTGTACGCTGGAGCCGGGCGGCATCAGGACAAACTGGGCACAGCGTGCGGGCGAGAATGTGCCCGAACTATTGCCGGAGTATGAGGCTTCGGTTGGGCCGATCCTGAAGCTTCTGGCCAGCGTGAGAGGAAGATCAGAGGGCGATCCGAAGAGGATTGCGGATCTGATTGTGCGGTTGGCCGCGAGCGATAAGGTCCCGGTGCGGCTGGTCCTGGGCGTGGATGCGGAGAAGCGCGTGCAGAAGGTGGAGGAGGCTCGTGCGAGTGAGGCGAAGAGGTTCCGGGAGCTTACGCTCTCCACTGTGTATCCGGATGCGGAAGCGATTCCGGGGCTGCTGAACCACTAA
- a CDS encoding RNA polymerase sigma factor — protein sequence MGVQANGQQTDTATLFTALVDRHSRFLYRVAFSLLNNRQDAEDAVQETFMKLYRTGLWQQTMNDERAYLARAVWRSGLDRIATAQAKAMRRAEDIAELELASDLASPEQDAVDQSDRTLLRTLIDALPSDLRQPLLLSALEDMRSSDVAVTLGIPEATVRTRIHRAKAELRRRFEALATRRATEVLS from the coding sequence ATGGGCGTGCAGGCAAACGGGCAGCAGACAGATACGGCGACACTCTTCACGGCACTCGTGGACCGGCACTCCCGGTTCCTGTACCGCGTTGCGTTCTCACTGCTCAACAACCGCCAGGACGCGGAGGACGCCGTCCAGGAGACTTTCATGAAGCTTTATCGTACGGGCCTGTGGCAGCAAACCATGAACGATGAGCGAGCCTATCTCGCACGGGCGGTCTGGCGCTCCGGGCTCGACCGCATCGCTACCGCGCAGGCCAAAGCTATGCGCCGGGCCGAAGACATCGCCGAGCTTGAGCTTGCCTCCGACTTGGCCTCGCCGGAACAAGACGCTGTGGATCAGTCTGACCGCACGTTGCTTCGAACGCTCATCGATGCACTTCCATCCGACCTGCGTCAGCCGCTTCTGCTCAGCGCCCTCGAAGATATGCGTTCCTCTGACGTGGCTGTCACTCTCGGCATTCCCGAGGCCACGGTGCGCACACGCATCCATCGCGCCAAGGCTGAGCTTCGCCGGCGTTTCGAGGCGCTCGCAACTCGAAGAGCAACGGAGGTTCTTTCATGA